Sequence from the Candidatus Binataceae bacterium genome:
GACTCGCGGGAGCCGCGCCCGGCGCGACTCCCCTATCTCCACACTCAGAAAACACGGCGACTTGCGGTTCTTGTCTACTACGGAGATGGCGGCTTGCGGCCGATGAAGATCGGTTCGTCCATCAACTCGTACTCGCTTGCGCGCTCGGCGCCAGCCAGATCAAACGCGGTGACGACGCGCGATTCGAAGCCCGCGCCGCGCAGCCGTGCTTCCAGGTCAAAGCCGTAAAGCCGCCAATGATACTCGCGCTGCGGGTCGGGCCTGCCATACTCCTCGGTCGGCATCGTCTTCCAGTTCAGCTGCATCGGCACCATCGTGATTGCGATGCCGCCCGGGTTCAGCACGCGCGCGAACTCCGCGAGCGCGCCGCGGTCGTCGCCGACATGCTCGATGACGTGGCTCGAGACGATCATCTGAAACGATTCGGAGCGGAATGGCAGTCGCGTCGCATCCGCACAGACCATCGCGAGCTTGGTTTTCAAATCAATCGTCACGTAGCGAAGATCGCCGCGCGTCGTGAAGAGCGGCGTCACCATGTGATCGGCGGCGAGATGCAGCACGGCGCTTCCCGGCTTCAGGCGCGCAACTTCAGCCTCGAGAAACAACCAGAGCGCGCGATGCCGCGAATGGCTGCCGCAGCCGGGACAGATGATCGCGTTCTGCCAATGACTCGCGTCGTCGAGCAGGCGCATCCCGCTCCATCCGCAGCAGGGGCATCGTTTGCGTGCAGGGCCGACGAGGTTCGCCACCCGATAAAGCCGATTCTTCTGTTGCCGCCACACGTAGCGCAGCGCGGCGGCGCCGCCCTGGTTGCGATAGCGGCGGATTACCCGATGCAGTCCCATGACGCTGCTAAACTATATTACGCGCGCGCCGGTTGCTTATTCGGATGGCGATTTCGATTGGAGATCCGCCTTGCCAGTAGCCAGATCAACCGGAACCGAAATATGCTCATGCGCAATTAGCCATTTGCCGCGGAAATTCGCGTATCCATCTGTAACGCGC
This genomic interval carries:
- a CDS encoding methyltransferase domain-containing protein, giving the protein MGLHRVIRRYRNQGGAAALRYVWRQQKNRLYRVANLVGPARKRCPCCGWSGMRLLDDASHWQNAIICPGCGSHSRHRALWLFLEAEVARLKPGSAVLHLAADHMVTPLFTTRGDLRYVTIDLKTKLAMVCADATRLPFRSESFQMIVSSHVIEHVGDDRGALAEFARVLNPGGIAITMVPMQLNWKTMPTEEYGRPDPQREYHWRLYGFDLEARLRGAGFESRVVTAFDLAGAERASEYELMDEPIFIGRKPPSP